In one window of Meiothermus sp. DNA:
- the ald gene encoding alanine dehydrogenase yields the protein MVIGVPKEIKTLENRVALTPGGVTSLVRRGHKVRVQQGAGVGSGISDAEYQKAGAELVSAPEAWAADLVVKVKEPIAEEYRYLRRELILFTYLHLAADEPLTRALLEGGTTGIAYETVQLEDGSLPLLLPMSEVAGRMAPQVGAAALEKPHGGRGVLLGGVPGVAPASVVIIGGGIVGTNAAKIALGMGAQVTILDVSKARMQYLDDVFGGRVITLSSTEANVAASIRHADLLIGAVLIPGAKAPKLITREMLSTMKEGAVIVDVAVDQGGCVETIRPTTHADPTYVVDGVVHYGVANMPGAVPRTSTFALTNQTLPYLLKLAEKGLDALHDDPALMLGLNTHQGKLTCLGVAEAFGLPYTEPRAAL from the coding sequence ATGGTGATTGGTGTGCCCAAAGAGATCAAGACGCTCGAGAACCGTGTAGCCCTCACACCCGGGGGCGTGACCAGCCTGGTGCGGCGGGGGCACAAGGTACGGGTACAGCAGGGGGCCGGGGTGGGCTCCGGTATTTCCGATGCCGAGTACCAAAAAGCCGGGGCCGAACTTGTAAGTGCCCCGGAGGCCTGGGCCGCCGACCTGGTGGTCAAAGTGAAGGAACCCATCGCCGAGGAGTACAGGTATTTGCGCAGGGAGCTTATTCTCTTTACCTATTTGCACCTCGCCGCCGACGAGCCCCTCACCCGGGCTTTGCTCGAGGGGGGTACGACCGGCATTGCTTACGAAACGGTGCAGCTCGAGGATGGTTCGCTGCCCTTGCTGCTGCCCATGAGCGAAGTGGCCGGGCGCATGGCTCCACAGGTGGGCGCTGCAGCACTGGAGAAACCCCACGGCGGGCGCGGTGTGCTCCTGGGTGGGGTGCCGGGAGTGGCGCCGGCGAGCGTGGTGATTATCGGCGGAGGCATTGTGGGCACCAACGCTGCCAAAATTGCCCTGGGCATGGGCGCACAGGTGACCATCCTGGACGTAAGCAAAGCCCGGATGCAGTACCTCGACGATGTCTTTGGTGGGCGGGTGATTACCCTTTCTTCCACCGAGGCCAACGTGGCGGCTTCCATTCGCCACGCCGACCTTCTTATTGGGGCGGTGCTGATTCCCGGGGCCAAAGCCCCCAAGCTGATTACCCGAGAGATGCTTTCCACCATGAAGGAGGGCGCGGTGATTGTGGACGTGGCGGTAGATCAGGGCGGTTGTGTGGAGACCATTCGCCCCACCACCCACGCCGACCCCACCTACGTGGTGGATGGGGTGGTGCACTACGGTGTGGCCAACATGCCGGGGGCGGTGCCGCGCACCTCTACCTTTGCCCTCACCAACCAGACCCTGCCCTACCTGCTCAAACTGGCCGAGAAAGGCTTGGATGCCCTCCACGACGACCCGGCCCTGATGCTCGGCCTCAATACCCACCAGGGCAAGCTGACCTGCTTGGGCGTAGCGGAAGCCTTCGGGTTGCCCTACACCGAGCCCAGGGCAGCTCTATAA
- a CDS encoding Lrp/AsnC family transcriptional regulator, producing the protein MASKLLDKVNIAILSELQKDGRISYSELGRRVGLSTPAVTERVRRLEDVGVISGYGARINPGTLGYTITALIEVATPPGRYQQMLEFARATPAVRECYFVTGESSFVAKVMTPSVEHLQELIQQLGFYGSTRTSVVLSQPIIKETFELG; encoded by the coding sequence ATGGCTTCCAAACTGCTTGACAAAGTCAACATCGCTATCCTGAGCGAACTACAAAAGGATGGCCGAATCTCCTATAGCGAGCTCGGCCGACGGGTGGGGCTCTCGACCCCTGCCGTCACCGAGCGGGTGCGTCGCCTGGAGGATGTCGGCGTTATTTCCGGCTATGGGGCGCGGATCAATCCGGGAACCCTGGGCTACACCATCACCGCCCTGATCGAAGTGGCTACCCCGCCGGGCCGCTACCAGCAGATGCTCGAGTTTGCCCGCGCCACCCCTGCGGTGCGCGAATGCTATTTTGTGACCGGCGAATCTTCTTTTGTGGCCAAGGTCATGACACCTTCAGTAGAGCACCTGCAAGAACTCATCCAGCAGCTTGGCTTCTACGGCAGCACCCGTACCTCGGTGGTCTTATCCCAGCCCATCATCAAGGAGACCTTCGAACTAGGTTGA
- the truB gene encoding tRNA pseudouridine(55) synthase TruB has translation MALFAVNKPLGRTSHDVVDMARKLLGTRRVGHTGTLDPLATGVLILASDVSTKLVPFLSAEEKEYLAWVSFGATTNTLDAEGPIVEESSRRPTQREIEAALPAFLALMEQTPPAHSAVKVGGIKAYEAARKGQALKLEARPVKYHEVTLLAYDPAPIAYRIAHSAAGWLLSERGRQVELPRPLGDYPTAVIRLVVGPGTYIRSFARDLGEQLGSKAFLSGLVRTRVGRIGLEQAQEIDRLDVNKTLDELEALSCPSVELSHTETKRVMEGVPLPIPAKGLVALVGPKGRLVAMAEGDGFKLRIKRVFKE, from the coding sequence ATGGCCCTATTTGCCGTGAACAAACCATTGGGCCGCACCTCGCACGACGTGGTAGACATGGCCCGAAAACTGCTGGGCACACGCCGGGTGGGCCACACCGGCACCCTCGATCCATTGGCTACTGGGGTCTTGATCCTGGCCTCGGATGTTTCGACTAAGCTGGTACCATTTTTGTCCGCAGAAGAAAAGGAGTATCTCGCCTGGGTTTCTTTTGGGGCAACTACCAATACCCTAGATGCTGAAGGGCCGATTGTAGAAGAAAGTTCTCGGCGTCCAACCCAACGCGAGATTGAAGCGGCCTTGCCTGCATTTTTGGCCTTGATGGAGCAGACGCCCCCGGCTCACTCGGCGGTGAAGGTGGGGGGCATCAAGGCCTACGAGGCGGCGCGTAAAGGACAGGCGCTAAAGCTCGAGGCCCGCCCGGTCAAGTATCACGAGGTGACCCTGCTGGCTTACGACCCGGCACCCATCGCCTACCGCATTGCCCACTCGGCAGCGGGCTGGCTGCTATCGGAACGGGGTCGCCAGGTGGAGTTGCCCAGGCCCCTGGGCGATTACCCAACTGCAGTGATACGTCTGGTGGTAGGGCCCGGTACCTATATACGCTCTTTTGCTCGAGACCTGGGCGAACAACTGGGCAGCAAGGCCTTCCTTTCGGGGCTGGTGCGAACCCGGGTAGGTAGGATTGGCCTCGAGCAGGCCCAGGAGATCGATCGCCTGGACGTAAATAAAACCCTGGACGAGCTCGAGGCCCTCTCCTGTCCCAGCGTGGAGCTGTCCCACACCGAGACCAAACGGGTGATGGAGGGCGTACCGCTGCCCATTCCGGCCAAGGGACTGGTGGCCCTGGTCGGCCCCAAGGGCCGCCTGGTGGCAATGGCCGAGGGGGATGGTTTCAAGCTACGCATCAAGCGGGTATTCAAGGAGTAA
- a CDS encoding enoyl-CoA hydratase/isomerase family protein, with protein MNWQQRYERLKFDQPSEGVLEVVLSNPGRLNAADSHMHRELAYVWRDIDADENIGAVLVRGEGGAFSSGGDFEMIEEMIRDYEALLRVWKEARDLVYGVVNCSKPIVAAIEGPAVGAGLAVALLADISVAGKTARIVDGHVRLGVAAGDHSVMVWPLLCGLSKAKYYLLLNEPLSGEEAERIGLVSRCVEDGAVYAEALKIAQKLTQGSPTAIRFTKYALNNWLRMMGPNFDTSLALEFMGFLGPDAKEGLASLQEKRRPRFQKKSPL; from the coding sequence ATGAACTGGCAACAACGCTACGAGCGCTTGAAGTTTGACCAGCCCAGTGAAGGGGTGCTCGAGGTCGTTCTCTCCAATCCAGGCCGTCTGAATGCCGCCGATAGCCATATGCACCGCGAGCTGGCCTATGTCTGGCGGGATATCGATGCCGATGAAAATATCGGCGCGGTACTGGTGCGGGGCGAGGGCGGGGCCTTCAGCAGCGGCGGCGACTTCGAGATGATCGAGGAGATGATCCGTGATTACGAGGCCTTGCTGCGGGTCTGGAAGGAAGCCCGCGACCTGGTATATGGGGTGGTGAACTGCTCGAAGCCCATCGTGGCAGCCATCGAAGGCCCGGCGGTGGGGGCCGGGCTGGCTGTGGCACTGCTGGCCGACATCAGCGTGGCCGGCAAGACCGCCCGCATCGTGGATGGGCATGTGCGGCTGGGGGTGGCAGCGGGCGACCATTCGGTAATGGTCTGGCCTTTGCTGTGCGGGCTCAGCAAAGCCAAGTATTACCTTTTGCTCAACGAGCCCCTCTCGGGGGAGGAAGCCGAGCGCATCGGGCTGGTGTCCCGCTGCGTGGAAGATGGCGCAGTTTATGCCGAAGCGCTCAAAATTGCACAGAAGCTGACCCAGGGCTCCCCCACCGCCATTCGCTTCACCAAGTATGCCCTCAACAACTGGTTGCGCATGATGGGGCCCAACTTCGACACTTCATTGGCGCTGGAGTTTATGGGCTTTTTGGGCCCCGACGCCAAAGAGGGGCTGGCGTCCCTTCAGGAAAAGCGCAGGCCCAGGTTTCAGAAGAAGTCCCCGCTGTAA
- a CDS encoding pseudouridine synthase: MRLQQFLARSGIASRRKAEDLIRAGRVSINNQIASIGAVVQTGDIVRLDGERVRMPQKKVVIALHKPKGYTTTHEDEHAEKLVYELVPRHPGLHSVGRLDKDTEGLLLLTTDGQLTQLLTHPSNQVPKLYRAWCKGGKVSKEACQQLTQGVVLGDGLAKALAAQPIKDGIKLTLTEGRKREVRRMLRKVGYPVDRLVRLAVGPIELGELEVGQWRYLTPEEIKLLYTNAGPPRLRKPAQSQRQKPAALSSRALSPGKRKDSASRSASRPKPAKLPQADVRAKKSTVESSSEHLSTRKRQGTTQRSPNRRPNTRTGRADKT, encoded by the coding sequence ATGCGCCTTCAACAATTCTTAGCTCGCTCGGGCATTGCCAGCCGCCGCAAGGCAGAGGATTTGATTCGGGCTGGACGTGTTTCCATCAACAATCAAATTGCGAGCATTGGGGCGGTGGTGCAAACCGGCGATATTGTACGGCTGGATGGGGAGCGGGTGCGAATGCCCCAAAAAAAGGTGGTCATCGCGTTGCACAAACCCAAAGGCTACACCACCACCCACGAAGACGAACACGCCGAAAAACTGGTCTACGAGCTGGTACCCAGACACCCGGGTCTGCACTCGGTGGGGCGGCTGGACAAAGATACCGAAGGGTTGTTGTTGCTCACCACCGACGGCCAGCTTACCCAGCTCCTGACCCATCCAAGTAATCAGGTACCCAAGCTCTACCGGGCCTGGTGCAAAGGCGGCAAGGTGAGCAAGGAAGCTTGCCAGCAACTCACACAGGGCGTAGTGCTGGGGGATGGGCTGGCCAAGGCTCTGGCAGCGCAGCCCATCAAGGACGGCATCAAGCTCACACTGACCGAAGGGCGCAAGCGCGAGGTACGGCGTATGCTGCGGAAGGTAGGCTATCCGGTCGATCGGTTGGTGCGACTGGCGGTAGGGCCCATTGAACTGGGTGAGCTCGAGGTCGGCCAGTGGCGCTACCTTACCCCAGAGGAAATTAAGCTGCTGTACACCAACGCTGGACCGCCCAGGTTACGCAAGCCTGCCCAAAGCCAGCGCCAGAAGCCCGCTGCGCTCAGCAGTCGAGCCCTGTCCCCCGGCAAACGCAAGGACAGTGCCAGCCGAAGTGCATCCAGGCCCAAACCGGCTAAATTACCCCAGGCCGATGTACGAGCCAAAAAGAGTACCGTAGAATCGAGCAGTGAGCATCTTTCAACCCGGAAAAGGCAAGGTACAACTCAGCGAAGTCCAAATCGCCGCCCGAATACGCGAACTGGGCGAGCAGATAAAACATGA
- the hpt gene encoding hypoxanthine phosphoribosyltransferase, translating into MFQPGKGKVQLSEVQIAARIRELGEQIKHDYAGQEPHLVCVLNGAFIFMADLVRAIDMPLTMDFLAVSSYGNAQKSSGEVELLKDLRMPIAGRQVIIVEDIVDTGITINYLLRMLEARQPASLKIAALLSKPSRRKIEVPIHYLGFEIEDAFVYGYGLDRGQFDRNLPFITSQA; encoded by the coding sequence ATCTTTCAACCCGGAAAAGGCAAGGTACAACTCAGCGAAGTCCAAATCGCCGCCCGAATACGCGAACTGGGCGAGCAGATAAAACATGACTATGCAGGCCAGGAGCCCCATCTGGTCTGTGTGCTGAACGGGGCTTTCATCTTTATGGCCGACCTGGTGCGGGCCATAGACATGCCGCTCACCATGGACTTTCTGGCGGTTTCATCCTACGGCAACGCCCAGAAAAGTAGCGGCGAGGTGGAGCTCTTGAAGGACTTGCGGATGCCCATTGCAGGCCGCCAGGTGATTATCGTCGAGGATATTGTAGACACCGGCATCACCATCAACTACCTGCTGCGTATGCTGGAGGCCCGCCAGCCCGCCTCGCTCAAAATTGCCGCACTGCTTTCTAAACCTTCACGGCGCAAAATCGAAGTGCCCATCCATTACCTGGGCTTTGAAATTGAGGATGCTTTTGTCTACGGCTATGGCCTCGACCGGGGTCAATTCGACCGCAATCTGCCTTTCATTACCTCTCAAGCCTGA
- a CDS encoding queuosine precursor transporter: MKSYRYLDLITALFVVVLIASNIASTKVVLLGPFTFDGGTLLFPLAYIFGDVLTEVYGYKKSRRVIWTGFFLLLLSTLTFGLVNALPAPSDEFSQKSAEAFATILGLVPRIVLASLVAYFVGEFVNSYILARLKVATNGRWLALRTIGSTLVGQGLDTAIFLLIAFYGVWDNSLLWTVFVSNYIFKMGIEVLFTPLTYTVVGFLKRAEQEDYYDRDTNFNPFSVR; encoded by the coding sequence ATGAAAAGCTATCGTTACCTGGACTTGATTACAGCCCTGTTTGTGGTGGTGCTGATTGCCTCCAACATCGCCTCGACCAAAGTGGTGCTTCTGGGCCCTTTCACCTTCGACGGCGGTACTTTGTTGTTTCCGCTGGCCTACATCTTTGGGGATGTGCTCACCGAAGTATATGGCTACAAAAAAAGCCGCCGGGTTATCTGGACGGGGTTCTTCTTGCTGCTGCTCTCCACCCTCACCTTTGGCCTGGTCAATGCCCTGCCTGCTCCATCAGACGAGTTTAGCCAGAAGTCTGCCGAGGCCTTTGCCACCATCCTGGGTCTGGTGCCGCGCATTGTGCTGGCCAGCCTGGTGGCCTATTTTGTGGGTGAGTTTGTCAACAGCTACATCCTGGCCAGGCTCAAGGTAGCCACCAACGGGCGCTGGTTGGCCCTGCGTACCATCGGCTCTACCCTGGTGGGGCAGGGGCTGGACACCGCTATCTTTTTGCTGATTGCCTTTTATGGTGTCTGGGACAACAGCCTGCTCTGGACGGTATTTGTCTCCAACTACATCTTCAAAATGGGAATCGAGGTGTTGTTCACCCCCCTGACCTACACGGTGGTGGGCTTTTTGAAGCGAGCTGAGCAGGAGGACTACTACGACCGCGACACCAACTTCAATCCCTTCTCGGTTCGGTAG